The Metopolophium dirhodum isolate CAU chromosome 4, ASM1992520v1, whole genome shotgun sequence DNA window cactaaaaaataaaaaacttatacaTCAAATTTAGTGAAATGTGTTTTTAGGATGTTTTGTAGGTTACAAATATCACATGGACGCATATCATACGCGAAGTACTGTATGTGCGCGTTTTCAGTTACATTGGTTAAATTCATATGCCCCACTCCAATGACCCTCGGCAGTATGGGGCGTGTAACTTTATCAAtgttaactaaaaaaaacacgGTTACGATATGTCGCGTTAATACGCGTCCTATGTGAAACGGCCCTAAACAAATTATCAATACATTGTCTATTAGCTTATTCTGGTTTACTTCAAAAACTGTAaactaaagatattttttttctactactaTACAATTGtagagtataaattaataaattatattaattaaataaaaattgcagCTTGTcaacttttgaattatatatattgatcagacctatcatttttttaattttgtaattttggtagttcataaaaaatattcaatttttaagtccTACCGATTTCCCAACTCTGGTGCATATTTGGAATGTTTACTAAGTTTATAATTTCGTACAACTCTAACTGGTTTGCCTTTTTTCCAATCCACAGCTGTAGCTCCTTTTTCACTATCAATTTTTGCATTACAATTGAGTGCCAAAgctctaaaatgtaaaattaaaatcagtatcatgaaaatatatatgtaaaattttgCATAAagtgaattgtataatatacctattatagcgTGTCAATTCTTGGTCACAACTCTGCAGAGCAGTACGTTTGTTTCCTGACAAATCACGTCCACCAGAACCGGTATACAAGAACTCGTCACCATTGTCGACATCATCTTCATAACCACCACTTAATACAATGCTAAATGCACCCTGATTGTCTCTACCGTGTATTCCTCCAACAGGAGGACGATGAATGCCAGCTTCAGATaccttataataaaacatttatcaaaatattttaaaagattgaaaagatttttttcaacttaCTTGTACACGGAATAACCATGTGGTTCCAACCTCAACGCCAGGAATGGGACCAAAATGGTTTGATGGCACAATATTACACTTTTTTGTTCTTCCAACACATGCCATACCCTTACCCCAGTCTCTTTTTGATGTAGACATAGATTCTGGTGTCTTTTTTTTcgaaacttttaatttttcgcCAGCTTTGACAATTTCGTTTTCATCATTTTTACATGACGGACAATaccttaaacattttaacagcACATCAAAACACTCAACATctcataacataaataaaagtgAATTGAAAAATTTGCTAACCAATCATCACGTGGCATCTCTTTTAAGGGTGGCGTAAGACATTCCATATGGTAAGGATGATTACATTCATCACACATTAACTGTTTGTCTTCATTGTCTTTTCCACCACAAACACGACACCCACATTCCTTACATGATTTGTTCATGTTGTCTTTGCATTTGATACAATACAAAGCAGCCGCTCcttttcaagaaaaaaatataaatttaatattatttttttttaaataatgtatatattatttgttattactcaTGACAGCAGGTTCAGTTTGTAAAATTTTATCATCTTCTGGTGTCCGCTCCGAAAGTAACTGATAGGGTTTTACAATATAGATATCATCGAGAAACATCAAATGACAATTTTTTAACACTGCATTATCTAACCCAACAGATACATCTCCAATAACGTCACGGCCTCttctattagtttttatctCTTTCACCAGTACATCATACCAATAACCGCGTTCTTGAGGGTAATCAACATTGTAATTCATGAGAACTCTAtcgtttgtttttaacttttcaaaaggCAAAATATCGAACGCATGAGGCCGTATTTCTTGCAATTGAACTTCAATGGGAGGTTCTTCAGGACATctaaataagtatttatcaaTAGTCATGGAATATAgaaaagtgtaaaaataaatataaagcatTTACCGTAAGATTTCTGCAACATAAACTAGCCCATCGTTTTCTACTGGACTTTTAGGATCATTTGGTTTATTTACTACACAGCTGTCTTTTTTTATCTTGATCAATTTACTAATAAACCATGATCCGTAGGTATAATCTTTTACATCAACATAATCACCGACTTTAAAATATTTGCTCTCCTCAGAATTATCctagaaaaacataatataatagaatcgTATAGTTCaggtaactaaaaaatatttacttcattCAATGTTGAACTGGTGGTAGAAGAAGAACTTGGAGTAGGTGtttcttttattgaatttatcgttacttttgatttttttggagAGTTTAAATCAGCAACAGCTGCCCTAACCATTAGTTGAATAACatcatttacatttatactataGTCAAATAGCCTATATTGGTCTTCCAACTGAAACATAAACATCACAATAATTTACTGTTGAGAactaatacaattaaagttaatttaatttaacacatatgctgtatcaaaatatatctatacaagcaaatttcaaaaaaaaaataaatgaaatagttaggtacctataggcaatatttcataatattatataaatacatattgtataaaccTATACATATGTCACATACAAAGTACAAGTCAACTATAGTGAGTGTCAAAGAAAACCGTTAATGTAAGTAGGTAGTAATTCATTAGGTATTTACCTAATGaatttacctaatacctacataggtatttatacctatgtggctataGTGTATTTGAATATCAgtgaagtattataataaatagcgCATAAACCAGTGACATATACAAGAGGGATGTTTTGGGGTTATGATTTATAACCCTAAATTGTGTCATAACTTATGACACACTCCTTGAACCATGTcacattatatgttatttagtatattaactaattttatggttttttctATCAATaagtaccaataataatatatttaatacaacatattggacaacaaaaaaattgtttgtattcatGATTCAAATGGCTCACAATGTAAACATTGcccataacatatatttatatatataaaaagacctAACACTATGGATTTTGACAAAAACCCGcttaaaaaaattctagatATGCAACCGGTTCTAACAATCATAAATAGTTCTTTACCATGTATAATTTTAACCATAATTGTATTGTTCAATGCAACAAAATAGTAAgcacatattttgttaatattactaacattaatataatataaacaaaataatacctaaataattaacattgtcATAGATAATCCAAAACACAGAGTTAAAATGgcattcaaaaacattttaaggttGTTGTTTGTACGGTTTCATTGTACTTTGAAAGATAATAGAATAAAGTATGGTCAATGAAGGTTAACAAAATTATGATAGAATTGATTCTATTGGCTGTGGTTTTAGGATCATAAAATAACCATCATAACAGATAAGTtatgtgtatgtattttatttgtatgattatttattatacaccagTGCAATACCAtactgatgaaaaaaaataataacatgagCTAATAACtaggaaatttaaataaaacatatacttAATGCGATaagagaaaattataataatctttgTTATTAGAAGAGTTTGGCCTACGTTCAACTAGATAACCGAGCATATACAGTGTAATCCATAAGTTGTGTTACAAAACTAATGCAGATTACATGAACATCTTATGCAATCTACATCAAATTTGAACACATACAATTtgaatagtataatttaaatagagtTAATACTAAACAGTGTTAGgtcataaataatgaaattaactAGTACTATAATTCatcattatttactatatttacattataagaATTACCTTCTATGCAAACATAAtcataaaatactttaattCTTAAGTTGTATATActgaaatttattaatatgaataaagaaaaaattataggtatatacctacattaagtTATTggctaaacaaaaataattttataggtacctaggtaattatatcataaatgtgAAAAAAGCAAAAGGTATGAAGAaaacattatatacctaacttaaattacataagtaaataagttctatacagatatttttacagagcggaataaaaattaaatattatcaaaattgtattatgtatacaactCTATTACCTATAACTATAAGCTTTTATcaataaagttatatttatttctaaattttaacagaaattttaagttatacattttactagtTACGGTCTATTAGATAACTCATACATTGAGTGTACCCacatattaaattgataattttttatatctgAGGTACAATAGATTCAATGAAGATGTCagcatgaaataaaaatataaaaacaagcaACTGCAAGACATTGTTAATACATATTAGTGTGCGCACGCCAATGCCATAACATAACCATATTAATGGCATGCACTCAACCagattaaattatactatttgtaCACGCATCAGGAATTTGAACCAGAACACTCAACCAATCAGTTGTTCTTACTTGCTTGCCGGCAAAAAACAATCTCTGGTTTTCCGGCTTGATGTTGAATTTGTCTTCGACGAGTTTCTTGAACTCTTTGAGCACTGTTGTCCTGGATGTGGGTATTGTGACCGACACGCCAGTGTCCATCATTCTTACTTGTACGTACATGATCACAATGGCTTGTCTACTGTAGTTAGCGCTGTCAGACGATCTATCTTTAGTTTCTCGGTCAACGGTGGCAGTACTACCCTGCAAGAAATGATTGGTTAGACTTCAAGAGTACATCAGGTTAAGGGATGGTCAGAGGTGCATTCCCCTCTCCTACTCTAGTACCTAAAGGTTAATAGGGCAAATGCGAGTTCCCACACAAGACAAAGCAGGTAACAATCATCTATAATTAAATTCTTACATGAAAATAATACTACTATGATACCTAAGCTAATACTGCATAGTATTTCGGAcatccaaaaatatattcttacaaGAATGAAGAAAATGGAAAAATGTTGATACTAGAAGTAAAAGAAATGTCCTCCCTACTTTATTCAAACTTAGGACAGACAATTTGAATGTAATAGTTGTCGtgattaaaatttgtttgtttttgtcaTAAAAATCTACTTGAATCAgtttttaacatatatatatataaatacttattgttaattttaattttatgttaatattccTTACCTACTCTGATACATTTTATGGTAATAAATATGAACACGTATTGTTCATTAAACCTaactaataatatgtcaataagtacgagtgttttttttttttcacaaatatcgatttaaaaataatgggcTTCCCTCCCCAAACAAAAGTCAGGTACACACGTCCGGCCACTCCGGCGGAACGAGTCTCCCGAGctaccaatttttaattttacctgtTCTCACGAAACACAGTTGATCATCGTCGTTGTTCGTCACGTCGGGATCAAAATATGAGGAGATACGAAGTAGATACTGGAATACAGGCGAACAGCGGGATCAATGACGAAAATTGCCAAGTTGAAAAGCGGCGAGTGCAGAGTGGTAACTAACAAAGGGCAGTGGACAGCGCCTGCACTCTGCTCCGGGTCGGTGAACAATCGAAATGGAAACACAAAACGATTTTGGCGGGATAACAGGAGTGCGTGTCGCGTGAGTGCGTGACAACAACAAGGTACTAGCCACAAGGTTGAAGGTACTATAGCTGGTAAATGGTAACGAACGGCGCCAAACGGTAAATGCCAATACGCGGCAAAAAGATAAAAGTAAACTGACAAGATTACTGATACTAGACGCGCACGAACACGACCGCAGCCGACAACTTACTGCAACGGACTCTTTAAATTACGATTATTCTGTGATTGGACCACGGCGAGTCTAATAACCTGAGGATGATAAGTGATATCACATTACACAACACACATGACACATATTTTACACATACGCGTCAATGCGTCATTTAAATCATAGACCTAttggctataaaaaaaaataaaaaaattgttaattggtCTATGATTTAAATAGTATACACATGGCCATGATATAAACAACATGGTATGATCGCAAGAGTCCAGATCTGGTCCAAGTCCACGCAATACGTCACTTGTTTACCCGTATTAtcatattgtcattaaattattattactatacactaCTCTACGTCACGTGCTTACCAAAGGTATATGACCGTCAAAAAGTTACGATCATACcttgttttttttacatcatgCACATGACAAAAATGAGTATTTTTACGATTGTCATGAGTATACATTattgaatacatataatattatataatatgggcatttcatataggtataattaatatttattttaaaaatctaattgattttctaatactttattcaatataaatatattatatttgaatttgattactattctttatactaattatacatGCCTACagcttacaaaataattttaaataagttatgtTTTAGAAACTCATTAAGTATTACTAATTTTtgtgcctacataatattattatttttttttatattttcttattcttattattttttatacctaacaaaaatataaCGGAAATCCATTATAGTTTGGTAGGTTTATCTACcgtaagaataaaattataagggataatcaatattatcatttattaccacgattaatttattatataaatctagataatattatagcctataggtatagccgtataggtatttaatgtacctacttttatagttttatctcatggatatatatatacgatttcATGCGAGAGACGTCCAGGACGAGAGttgtaaattgaatatttaacttAATCAGTGTACCCCGAGACGTTATTTAATTGAGATGGAGGTTGTGATATGGAGGTTATCGTACAATaaaagaaagtaaaaaaaattgtttttaacggATATTCATAATACACGGTTCATTGAAATCTTGTTAGGAGTATTCGGTGGAaatgtctaataaataaataagaatttcgaaaaaaaaaccgGGCAACTTTGTAACTTCTAGATGCGtaatcttaaaattttaaaaaatgtattaatttttttaataaataatgtttaaacgtttaattaagattataaaaatacaataattgagGTTAAACATTCGCATGCTGGTGATGAGAATTTAGAAATAGTCTAAAAGGGCAAGTCTGAAATGTTAAAACATATTTCAACAACATTCTAGACTCCTTCacaaattttataactataaaaaaatttataaaatgttaggttttaattttatagctaagatttgaaaatttaaaacaacgattctcataaatatttcatacctactgtaaccaaaaaatgtgcaaaatatataaacagttattttttacagacattttcagttcaAATTTggtcaaaatcaaaaacaaaaaacgaaaTCATAACATGACCTTTTTTTGTAGTAAACTGGAATTTCCAAAcactatatttaaaatgataacaaaatcgaaattgataaaaattaacttgTCCCCTTTCTGCAGTTACCGATtcacataatatgacatattgtaaaattaatttataataatacgagtattatacacagatatacatactataagtagtagtatatatctgtggtataatataaattaggtattattattatactattgaagTGATCGATTATGTTGAATTGACGACAAATACAGTAATgggaatacttttaaaatactttttgtagCTCAATTTTTTGATTGTAGAGCTTGGGGACTAAGCCCCCCTCAAAAATGTATTGACTTTTAAGACGATGTCAGCGCaatgtttgttttctctctagCCCACGtgcaaaataaacaaaacgcatatacgcagaatcatttttttttgtttttgagaatcttagagtaaaatcacccattacaaaaacgatggagaataatatttttgacggTATTTCCCTGGAAAATTTTTacattgaactcaaatttaacaaatccaTTACACTAAATGTATAGCAGAGTGTTACCCACTTAACCGCTTTTcttatttttgtgtattttttgtgATGATTTCCAgggtagtaaaaattatataatttttaacttctaTGGTGGTTTGTGGAAGCAAATTGGATATAGTTGGCTCATGAAGCCCTATATTccataataaataatctattgTAAAATACCTAGGGAAAATATCAATGGTACacctaaatttattttagtaaaagatatttataaatgtatttaatttatatgattgatgtttacgatatttcatattgtttcaatgcataaatatattaattgagttTTTACCTACTACTTACAATTGAATTACAATTCATctttacatataatacatatattatatctgataactgataagttattataagttattatgtcTATGGTCGAATAGCATTGTTGTTCACTCccgaaattaattgaaattcaaCAAACCATACTAGGTAA harbors:
- the LOC132943383 gene encoding E3 ubiquitin-protein ligase UHRF1-like isoform X1, which translates into the protein MYVQVRMMDTGVSVTIPTSRTTVLKEFKKLVEDKFNIKPENQRLFFAGKQLEDQYRLFDYSINVNDVIQLMVRAAVADLNSPKKSKVTINSIKETPTPSSSSTTSSTLNEDNSEESKYFKVGDYVDVKDYTYGSWFISKLIKIKKDSCVVNKPNDPKSPVENDGLVYVAEILRCPEEPPIEVQLQEIRPHAFDILPFEKLKTNDRVLMNYNVDYPQERGYWYDVLVKEIKTNRRGRDVIGDVSVGLDNAVLKNCHLMFLDDIYIVKPYQLLSERTPEDDKILQTEPAVMRAAALYCIKCKDNMNKSCKECGCRVCGGKDNEDKQLMCDECNHPYHMECLTPPLKEMPRDDWYCPSCKNDENEIVKAGEKLKVSKKKTPESMSTSKRDWGKGMACVGRTKKCNIVPSNHFGPIPGVEVGTTWLFRVQVSEAGIHRPPVGGIHGRDNQGAFSIVLSGGYEDDVDNGDEFLYTGSGGRDLSGNKRTALQSCDQELTRYNRALALNCNAKIDSEKGATAVDWKKGKPVRVVRNYKLSKHSKYAPELGNRYDGLYKVIKYYPETGISGFTVWRFVLRRDDSTPAPWTAQGKKRIAQLGLKLIYPENYIPTVTNNDTKSKLPGSKRKRTLQDADIEDNEQCKNNDPKRNSSEREVTDNPEKKSKILYKLEKEAETLITADVANTKYWEDCKEYLEKGKKAFLDRVEEMFSCICCQEIVFEPITTECSHNICKGCLRRSFNADVFQCPSCRAELGKSYPMNVNVKLAKTLLYLFPGYNLDR
- the LOC132943383 gene encoding E3 ubiquitin-protein ligase UHRF1-like isoform X2, which translates into the protein MVRAAVADLNSPKKSKVTINSIKETPTPSSSSTTSSTLNEDNSEESKYFKVGDYVDVKDYTYGSWFISKLIKIKKDSCVVNKPNDPKSPVENDGLVYVAEILRCPEEPPIEVQLQEIRPHAFDILPFEKLKTNDRVLMNYNVDYPQERGYWYDVLVKEIKTNRRGRDVIGDVSVGLDNAVLKNCHLMFLDDIYIVKPYQLLSERTPEDDKILQTEPAVMRAAALYCIKCKDNMNKSCKECGCRVCGGKDNEDKQLMCDECNHPYHMECLTPPLKEMPRDDWYCPSCKNDENEIVKAGEKLKVSKKKTPESMSTSKRDWGKGMACVGRTKKCNIVPSNHFGPIPGVEVGTTWLFRVQVSEAGIHRPPVGGIHGRDNQGAFSIVLSGGYEDDVDNGDEFLYTGSGGRDLSGNKRTALQSCDQELTRYNRALALNCNAKIDSEKGATAVDWKKGKPVRVVRNYKLSKHSKYAPELGNRYDGLYKVIKYYPETGISGFTVWRFVLRRDDSTPAPWTAQGKKRIAQLGLKLIYPENYIPTVTNNDTKSKLPGSKRKRTLQDADIEDNEQCKNNDPKRNSSEREVTDNPEKKSKILYKLEKEAETLITADVANTKYWEDCKEYLEKGKKAFLDRVEEMFSCICCQEIVFEPITTECSHNICKGCLRRSFNADVFQCPSCRAELGKSYPMNVNVKLAKTLLYLFPGYNLDR